One window of Trifolium pratense cultivar HEN17-A07 linkage group LG5, ARS_RC_1.1, whole genome shotgun sequence genomic DNA carries:
- the LOC123885761 gene encoding phylloplanin-like: MTMKYFITFYLIVAMAIPQTKAQLGILNDLLGSANIKGTVLCTSKDNVGAATPGFSNAQVQLQCGGNMLSNATTDNNGKFSMMMDNPLLYDLSSLLTSCNLMVPTPLSNCNTKLPSAGGLISTLKYVGISHIGTQTLANIAPSGFHFIPLT, encoded by the exons ATGACTATGAAATATTTCATTACATTTTACTTAATTGTTGCAATGGCAATTCCACAAACCAAAGCTCAGCTTGGTATTCTCAATGATCTATTGGGTTCTGCTAATATTAAAGGAACTGTACTTTGCACTTCTAAGGATAATGTTGGTGCTGCAACCCCTGGTTTTTCAA ATGCTCAAGTACAACTACAATGTGGAGGAAACATGCTCTCTAATGCAACAACTGATAATAATGGAAAATTTTCAATGATGATGGATAATCCTCTACTCTATGATCTTTCATCACTACTCACTAGTTGCAATCTAATGGTTCCTACACCACTCTCTAATTGCAACACTAAACTTCCTTCTGCTGGTGGCCTAATTTCAACTCTCAAATATGTTGGAATCAGTCATATTGGGACTCAAACTCTTGCCAATATTGCACCTTCAGGATTTCATTTCATTCCCTTAACttag
- the LOC123885871 gene encoding cell wall protein RBR3-like: MEPMKQEEDGSMQQYCINHPTKKNPGGICAFCLQEKLGKLVSSSFPLPITTPSSSSSLSSPPSSSPSFRSQTLPSSSSSSLSIPPSSSSKHNHHMRSRLPFLIPKKNHKKTPSFTNMNTSANGSSDIVFKRSKSTTTPRRTKFLDDDDDVAEGDFNIRKRNRFWSFLYLSSKPSNSCNKKIEGNSNNSPRISTMKPKMCSLGRNCERVVEEDEEDEQVSGSSSGSGNSLEQEQRKVSRSRSVGCGSRSFSGDFFEKISTGFGDCTLRRVESQREGKGNKVNSSSTGNGNIQHCMKERVKCGGIFSGFMMMNSSSSSSVSSSSYWVSSSSDDGRSRSSSWSWALASPMRAFSSKSTSKDNKSTSEKRNSPNLSAVPSLLIARG, from the coding sequence ATGGAACCAATGaaacaagaagaagatggaTCAATGCAACAATATTGCATTAATcatcctacaaaaaaaaacccTGGTGGAATATGTGCTTTTTGTCTTCAAGAAAAACTTGGTAaacttgtttcttcttctttccctcTTCCTATAACAactccttcatcttcttcttctctttcttctcCACCTTCTTCTTCACCTTCTTTCAGATCTCAAACTcttccatcttcttcatcttcttctctctctaTCCCTCCATCTTCATCTTCCAAACATAACCATCACATGCGTTCTCGTCTCCCTTTTCTCATACCaaagaaaaatcacaaaaaaacacCATCTTTCACCAACATGAATACTTCTGCAAATGGTAGTTCTGATATTGTTTTCAAGCGTAGCAAATCAACTACAACACCAAGAAGAACAAAGTTtctagatgatgatgatgatgttgctgAAGGTGATTTCAATATCAGAAAAAGAAACCGTTTTTGGTCTTTCTTATATCTTTCTTCAAAACCCTCTAACTCATGCAACAAGAAAATTGAAGGAAATAGTAATAATAGTCCAAGAATCTCAACTATGAAGCCAAAGATGTGTTCTTTAGGAAGAAACTGTGAAAGGGtagttgaagaagatgaagaagatgaacaagtTTCTGGTTCAAGTTCTGGTTCAGGTAATTCTTTAGAACAAGAACAGAGAAAAGTTTCAAGATCTAGATCTGTTGGATGTGGAAGTAGAAGTTTTTCTGGtgatttttttgagaaaatctCAACTGGGTTTGGAGATTGTACACTAAGAAGAGTTGAATCACAACGTGAAGGTAAGGGTAATAAGGTAAATTCATCATCAACTGGAAATGGAAATATTCAACATTGTATGAAAGAAAGAGTGAAGTGTGGTGGAATATTTAGTGGGTTTATGATGATGaattcatcttcatcttcttctgtttcatcttcatcttattgggtttcttcttcttctgatgATGGAAGAAGTAGAAGTAGTAGTTGGAGTTGGGCACTTGCTAGTCCAATGAGAGCTTTTAGTAGTAAAAGCACTTCTAAGGATAACAAAAGCACTTCTGAGAAAAGGAATTCACCAAATTTGTCAGCTGTTCCTTCATTGCTTATTGCTAGAGGATAA
- the LOC123886557 gene encoding bidirectional sugar transporter SWEET17-like — protein MADPSFFVGVIGNIISILMFLSPVPTFWRIIKHRSTEDFSCFPYICTLLNSSLWTYYGIIKDGEYLVATVNGFGIVVEIIYILLFLIYAPPKIRVKTAIIGGILDVVILAAAVVTTQLALEGDARSGAVGIMGAALNILMYASPLAVMKTVVKTKSVEYLPFLLSFFFFINGGVWLLYAFLVRDLILGVPNGTGFVLGAMQLVLYAVYRNGKQSKNISDKLEEGWQHEPLILK, from the exons ATGGCAGATCCAAGTTTCTTTGTTGGAGTCATAG gtaacatcatctcaattcTCATGTTTCTTTCTCCAGT ACCAACATTTTGGAGAATAATAAAGCATAGATCTACAGAAGATTTTTCATGTTTTCCTTACATATGCACATTGCTTAACTCTTCATTGTGGACTTACTATGGAATAATAAAGGATGGAGAATACCTTGTGGCCACTGTTAATGGCTTTGGCATTGTGGTGGAGATAATCTACATTCTTCTATTTCTCATATATGCACCCCCAAAAATAAGG gttAAGACTGCAATTATAGGTGGAATTTTGGATGTGGTAATCTTGGCAGCAGCAGTGGTTACTACTCAATTAGCATTGGAAGGAGATGCTCGTAGTGGTGCTGTTGGTATCATGGGTGCTGCCTTGAATATTCTCATGTATGCTTCACCTCTCGCCGTCATG AAAACGGTGGTGAAGACAAAAAGTGTGGAATATTTGCCATTCCTCCTTTcgtttttcttcttcataaaTGGTGGCGTTTGGTTGTTGTACGCCTTTCTTGTTCGTGATTTAATTCTTGGG GTCCCAAACGGTACAGGATTTGTACTTGGAGCTATGCAGTTAGTGTTGTATGCAGTGTACAGAAATGGAAAACAATCAAAGAATATTTCAGACAAATTGGAAGAAGGATGGCAACATGAGCCTCTCATCCTCAAGTGA